Proteins encoded together in one Acidobacteriota bacterium window:
- a CDS encoding dienelactone hydrolase family protein produces the protein MSSHPHAHQPVLTLGPPPAQARLGAILIHGRGASAEDILGLAHQFALPDVAYLAPEAAGHAWYPYSFLTNMERNEPGLGSALSVIEGLVQHFAQHGLPAERVALMGFSQGACLTLEFAARHARRYAAIAAFSGGVIGPPGTTRDYAGSFDGTPVFLGCSDIDPHIPVERVRESSEVFRRMGAAVDERIYPGMGHTINEAEIDAVRRLLTAPSFTPA, from the coding sequence TTGAGCAGCCATCCGCACGCCCACCAGCCGGTCCTGACCCTTGGCCCACCGCCCGCGCAGGCGCGGCTCGGCGCCATTCTCATTCACGGCCGCGGCGCCTCGGCCGAGGACATCCTGGGCCTCGCCCACCAGTTCGCGCTACCCGACGTGGCCTACCTCGCACCCGAGGCCGCGGGCCACGCCTGGTATCCGTATTCATTTCTCACGAACATGGAGCGCAACGAGCCGGGTCTTGGCTCAGCCCTGTCGGTGATCGAAGGACTCGTGCAGCACTTCGCACAGCACGGCCTGCCGGCCGAGCGCGTGGCGTTGATGGGCTTTTCGCAGGGCGCCTGCCTGACCCTCGAGTTCGCGGCACGACATGCCAGGCGCTACGCGGCAATCGCCGCCTTCAGCGGCGGGGTGATCGGGCCGCCGGGCACGACGCGCGACTACGCCGGGTCGTTCGACGGCACCCCGGTGTTCCTCGGTTGCAGTGATATCGATCCGCACATCCCCGTCGAGCGGGTGCGCGAATCATCGGAGGTGTTCCGGCGCATGGGCGCGGCCGTCGATGAGCGCATCTATCCCGGCATGGGTCACACCATCAACGAGGCCGAGATCGATGCCGTGAGGCGGTTGCTCACCGCCCCGTCGTTCACCCCTGCTTGA
- a CDS encoding PAS domain S-box protein, protein MTLSSILLVDDDQDDYELTRTLIRQFDGGEIAVDWEPDFHRGLSSLLERRHDVALIDYRLGADNGVELLRSARARGCGTPSIILTGSKEREIDAEALSAGADDYLVKGEVTAEALERSLRYAVERRAALEAGRQREERLKQIEAALSKSEADYRASFENAPIGVAHTGLDGRWLRVNQRLRHLLGYPEDQLHGLTFAAITHPDDVGQSIEARNQLLAGAIPQYVREKRYRRATGDYVWVNLTVSLRRDDHGEPKHFIAIVEDISERKLAQQELGHIFDLSPDMICTSTFDGYFTRTNPAFTKTLGYSPEELKAEKFINFVHEDDRAATLKELGRVAEGVTTFGFTNRYRTADGSYRWIEWHSKTDTDARLIYSIARDQTDKRLLENQFRQSQKMEAVGRLAGGVAHDFNNLLTAILGFAEMTMEQLPEGDPRRKDIGHILHAGHSATALTRQLLAFSRKQILAPQVLDLNALVGDMQPMLRRLIGESVEIVPVLDDALLRINADRGQLEQVILNLVVNARDAMPGGGTLRLATDMVHIDDTFVAENPGSAPGHYVRLTIADTGTGMSPEVLAHLFEPFFTTKEQGKGTGLGLATVYGIVKQSGGYISVSSREGEGTAVTIHLPSVQSAAVPVAAKKGGDSATLIGTETILVVEDQREVREVIRFVLKRQGYTVLEAGDGVTALSLLQEHRGVVDLMLTDVVMPIMSGRELVARAHAQNLSVPVLYMSGYTDDEIMKHGVLVHDIDFLAKPFQRTQLLLRVREVLDRPVCRLKQG, encoded by the coding sequence ATGACTTTGTCTTCCATTCTTCTTGTTGACGACGACCAGGACGATTACGAGCTGACCCGCACGCTGATCCGCCAGTTCGACGGGGGCGAGATCGCCGTTGACTGGGAGCCGGACTTCCACCGCGGACTGTCGTCGCTGCTCGAGCGCCGGCACGACGTGGCGTTGATTGATTACCGGCTGGGCGCCGACAACGGCGTCGAGCTCCTGAGGTCCGCTCGCGCGCGCGGCTGCGGGACGCCGTCAATCATTTTGACCGGCTCGAAAGAGCGCGAGATTGATGCCGAGGCCTTGAGCGCCGGCGCCGACGACTACCTCGTCAAGGGCGAGGTCACCGCCGAGGCGCTCGAGCGCTCACTGCGCTATGCCGTGGAGCGCCGCGCCGCCCTCGAGGCTGGCCGTCAGCGCGAAGAACGGCTGAAGCAGATCGAGGCGGCGCTGAGCAAGAGCGAGGCCGACTATCGGGCGTCGTTCGAGAATGCCCCGATTGGCGTGGCCCACACCGGCCTCGACGGCCGCTGGTTACGCGTGAACCAACGCCTCAGGCACCTGCTGGGTTACCCTGAGGATCAACTCCACGGGCTCACCTTTGCGGCGATCACGCACCCCGACGACGTCGGGCAGAGCATCGAGGCGCGCAATCAGCTGCTGGCGGGGGCGATCCCGCAGTACGTCCGCGAGAAGCGTTATCGGCGCGCCACTGGAGACTACGTCTGGGTCAACCTGACCGTCTCGCTGCGTCGCGACGACCACGGCGAGCCGAAGCACTTCATCGCGATCGTCGAGGATATCAGCGAGCGCAAGCTCGCGCAGCAGGAACTCGGCCACATCTTCGACCTCTCGCCCGACATGATTTGCACCTCGACCTTCGACGGTTATTTCACCCGCACTAATCCGGCCTTTACCAAGACGCTCGGGTACTCCCCCGAGGAGCTGAAGGCGGAGAAGTTCATCAACTTCGTACATGAAGACGACCGGGCGGCGACCCTCAAAGAGTTGGGCCGTGTTGCTGAAGGCGTCACCACCTTCGGGTTCACTAATCGCTACCGGACCGCCGACGGCAGCTATCGCTGGATTGAATGGCACTCCAAGACCGACACTGACGCGCGATTGATCTATTCGATCGCGCGCGACCAGACCGACAAGCGCCTGCTCGAGAACCAGTTCCGCCAGTCGCAGAAAATGGAGGCGGTCGGTCGTCTCGCCGGTGGCGTCGCGCACGACTTCAACAACCTGTTGACGGCCATTCTCGGCTTCGCCGAGATGACCATGGAGCAGTTACCCGAGGGCGACCCGCGGCGCAAAGACATCGGGCACATCCTCCACGCCGGCCACAGTGCGACCGCGCTGACGCGCCAGTTGCTGGCGTTCAGCCGCAAGCAGATCCTGGCCCCCCAGGTGCTTGATCTCAATGCCCTGGTGGGCGACATGCAGCCGATGCTGCGTCGGCTGATCGGCGAAAGCGTCGAGATCGTGCCTGTTCTCGACGATGCGCTGCTCCGCATCAACGCCGATCGGGGCCAGCTGGAGCAGGTGATCCTGAACCTGGTGGTCAATGCGAGGGACGCCATGCCGGGCGGCGGCACGTTGCGCCTCGCCACCGACATGGTGCACATCGACGACACGTTCGTGGCGGAGAACCCCGGGTCAGCGCCTGGCCATTACGTCAGGCTGACGATTGCGGATACCGGCACCGGCATGTCCCCTGAAGTGCTGGCGCACCTGTTCGAGCCCTTCTTCACGACCAAGGAGCAGGGCAAGGGCACCGGACTCGGGCTGGCAACGGTCTACGGCATCGTGAAGCAGAGCGGTGGTTACATCTCGGTCAGTTCTCGTGAGGGCGAGGGCACCGCCGTCACCATTCACCTGCCCAGCGTGCAAAGCGCTGCCGTGCCGGTCGCGGCCAAGAAGGGCGGCGATAGCGCCACGCTGATCGGCACCGAAACCATCCTCGTCGTCGAAGACCAGCGCGAGGTGCGCGAGGTCATCCGCTTTGTGCTGAAGCGCCAGGGCTATACGGTGCTCGAGGCCGGCGACGGCGTCACGGCGCTGTCGTTGCTCCAGGAACACCGCGGCGTTGTGGACCTGATGCTTACCGACGTCGTGATGCCGATCATGAGCGGCCGCGAACTGGTGGCCCGGGCCCACGCGCAGAATCTGTCGGTGCCGGTGCTCTATATGTCGGGCTACACGGACGATGAAATCATGAAGCACGGCGTACTGGTGCACGACATCGACTTCCTGGCCAAGCCGTTCCAGCGGACGCAGTTGCTGCTGCGCGTGCGCGAAGTGCTTGATCGGCCGGTCTGTCGTCTCAAGCAGGGGTGA